In Trachemys scripta elegans isolate TJP31775 chromosome 10, CAS_Tse_1.0, whole genome shotgun sequence, the sequence tacacatttgcttttttttgttgtttttttcccctgttgcATGATTGCcctgggtttggtttttgtttttgtttttgcttttatgTTTGAAAAGGGCAAACAATCACTGAGAAATACTAATATCTGCAGAATTAAGTTTTTAACAGTTGTGACTCCTCAGTGTTTTTACTATAATTCTTAAGAAACGAAAATTCAGAAATATTAATAAACTGTAATACAATCCTGTTAGCTGCACTATTTTGAATTACTAGTAGTAAATTAAGAGGTACTGTTTGATTCTGAAGTTtgtcataatttttaaaaagatttggcTTTCTCTTTTCAAGGAGAAAATATTTCATGAACCCAGTTTTAATGTTCAGTCACAgaaatgttttccctttaaacccatataatatatatttactgGATGAGTAATACAGAATAATGTAATTACCTGCAGCAAGGAGTTGGTTTGTGATAGAACAAGTCTCTATGGCCTTTTGGTGCCAACTTTTCACCTAACAAAatcaatattatttattatttgatgtGATACTAATGGTTTCACCAAACTATGAATATATTCCGTCTTATTAGCACCATTTTCAATGCCTCTGAATTTTAGTCATTTACAACTCTTTCCAGGACTCTTATTCTCACACTACATGTTGATTGTATGACTTTTATGTTACTTTGTACATATTATGAtgaatattattttaatacattttcatgtTGTTAATTGCTTGGGACAATACAAAATAAACTGGAAAACCCACTCAATATTATTTCTCAGGGTTTTTCTTGTTTTAGATATCATGCGCATGCAATGTCTCTAAACACAGTAAATTAATAATGTGGGTATTGTGATTACAAAGTTTTATTTAAGTAGTTAATCTACCAATGTGTTATAAAAGAACAATAATAGTAAGATTAGATTTCAtcattctctttcccctctcatccccctctagggtgaccagatgtcctgattttatagggtctttttcatatataggctcctattaccatctccatcctgatttttcacacttgctgtttggtcaccctatcccccGCCACAAGTTGACACAATCCTAAATTAAATGAGTAGGTATACTATAGTAATCTAAGGTCAAAACCCACATACATTACTCATGAGAGTTATTTTTTTATCTCaaacaaagcagaatttggtcctaaattAGGAATAAGCAGGTTTAATGATAGAACTCACCTCTCTTGGATTTGGGAATCCATTTGCACTGATGATCATCTTGTAATAGTGGACAGATGCCTTTGGGTATCGGggtttattcccctttttaaaatcaacatggTATAATCCAAATCTTTCAGAATAACCTTTATTCCATTCAAATTTATCCAGCAGAGACCAGACAGTGTAACCCTTTACATTAACGCCATCGTTTATGGCTGAAAATAGATTTCAAATTTGTTAACAACCAGATCAagtttgtcttcactagaaataTAGTGCTAAGCCAGCCCTATTTTATAccaaaaatgaaggaaaaatttggggtaaaattttcaaaagcatgaaaGTCACTTAGGTACCTGactcttattgaaagtcaatgagacttaggctcctaagtcacttagacacttttgaaactGTTATCCTTAGTCTAGATGCACTGGAAGATTTCATAAGAGTAATTATGGTATATTATTAGGTgcagtgtttttattttgtaaatatggAAAttgataaattattccaatgTTGAACCCAGTATAGGTCAGAATTTCAGAGTTAGAATATCAGAGTGCTTAAAAAATGGACAAAGTCACAATAAAATGTGtgccaaaatttgtttttaaagttcacCTTTTAGCATCTCATTAATATACCCTTTCAGATATTCAATTCTCCATTCATCACACAACTGAATACACTGCAGCTTTTCTGAAACTCCATTCTCTGTTACGTAAATGAGAGGATTCCCATACTGTGTCTACaaagaaaaacattcattttggAATAATGAAATAATATTATACTTAATACaactacaattaattttttttaataaaattaaagttctagaaaactgGTTTAAATCtatttactatatatttttttctactaTGGTTACATTTCAAAGAAAAGCATAGttaaaaatttaacttttttctttgggTTAGCTGAAGTTTATTATAAACTATTTCTATGAATATAGTGCAaagagaccccaactgagattgaggccccattgtgctaggtatgtGGCAATAAACAAGCCTTCAATATACAGATAAGAATACTGGTGGATGTATTGGATATTTATGCCTGACACTGAGATACAGATTCATACCCTATATTAATCAAGACTGTTAGTTAACTTCCTTTAAAGAAGACTTAGTTTAAAATTACCTTAATGAAGTTGAGTAACCTTCTAAATCCCCAGGGCACAGAATATAGCCATTTAGATCCTGGATCTGGCCACTTTGGATCAACCAGTTCTACCAAATCACGATCAGTGTGGTAACTGGGCCCTTTGAGGGCGGAATAATTTTTCTGTATAATGTAACGAGTGGTAAAATGACTTAATCCCAGGAAATCAGATGTACCCTTAATGTAGCTTTTCTCTTGCACTGAGAAGGTTGGTAATCTTGACATGCCCAGGCCTTGTTGAGCACTTTTTCTACCTattaaatcaaaatttttcaaaaaaagatgGTAAATGCATCTTCCGCACATGATTGACTGTTTACACCACAAAAGCAAAACTAAACTATCCTAAATTTTAAGTGCTAATATTGTGTAGCCTTGAGTGAGCACTTTCTCTCTGAACACAACAATCTTCCTCTTTCTACCTTTAAAGAAAGGATAGTAAAGGATAAACGTTACTTGATGTGGCTAAGACTGAAGAAATGTGGTTTAGAttgggattttcagaggcacaacaGGAATTTAAAAGTCCAACTCCcatagtctcctttgaaaatcccagtcttaaaGCACATCACTAGGAGTCAGGTGTTCGCCGCTAACTTGCCATGTGTTCTTGGGCACATAACTTAACTTCTttcttctgtttccccatctgtaaaaatgtgaataattatACTTTTTAGAGGAGCATACTACTGTTTggtttttaattaacaaaaatcatatttttgtttttatctggaatctttcagaaaaatgatttttattaataatccTCCTCCAAAACCCTATCCTTAATTTGGACTAAAATACACATTGATCAGATTGTCACTATTGTAACTATATTATTTATTCAAGGTGTAAATAGACAGCATGACTTACCTACATAATTCTTCATAACTTCAGGATAGTCTCCACTGTAAATAGGATTTGCAAACCATCCCAAGTAAAACTGTACGTATCTTTCAGCAGCTTCAATGTCCTTCTGGCTAGTTAGATCAACAGGTTCACCCCAGGCACTAGTTAAAGAAATTCCAACCATACCTTAAAATAGAAAGTGACAGTTCTGCAGTTATGCATAATTTTTTAAGCGCTTACTGCAGAGGCATAATTACACAATGAATACTTATTACCTTGTTGCTTGCTACGCCATGTCTTATTATAAGAATGCCAGACCTTTGCATGAGTCTGTAATTAAAAGAACATATGTATATGCTAACCTATCGTGCAATAATCAGTACAGGAAGAGTCAATGAATCTCTGACAGATACGGCAATATCCTCTACAAACATTGTTGAATTAAGCTAAACCTTATTAATTTCAATTTCAGTACCTTTAGagttcattatattaaaaatgcaaatatgaatgtattattgtgggattgtatgtaatgtCTCTAGGGAGGAGACATGGCTAATGtgaaccctgggaagtgttatgaattTCAAATGTCTCTTTGAAACAATGTGctagacaggggttctcaaactgggggttgggaccccgcagggggtcacgaggttattacatgggggggttgcgaactgtcagcccccaccccagaccccgctttgcatccagcatttataatggtgttaaaaacacttttaaatatatttaattttttagggggtcacactcaaagtcttgctatgtgaaaggggtcaccagcacaaaagtttgagaatcactgtgctAGACAAACAAAGCTCATTGGgattcctaggaaatacttggaAGGAGGGAAAGGCAACTTTTCACTTCCCGACCTAAACTTTCGAAGTTGTGTCCTGAGCAGAAacccattgtctgctga encodes:
- the LCTL gene encoding lactase-like protein encodes the protein MKTYVLKVWYVLGLVRCLNTAEDFQWTKNNPGSFYYGTFPTGFLWGVGSSAYQTEGAWDKDGKGPSIWDVFTHKKGKVFMNETADSSCEGYYKVKDDIQLLKELKVNHYLLSISWPRIMPTGIKKEQVNEKGIKFYNDTINSLLENKIIPIVTLYHWDLPQVLQEKYGGWQNISMISYFNDYANLCFEKFGDRVKYWITFNNPWAVAEEGYETGEHAPGLKLSGIGAYKAAHHIIKTHAKVWHSYNKTWRSKQQGMVGISLTSAWGEPVDLTSQKDIEAAERYVQFYLGWFANPIYSGDYPEVMKNYVGRKSAQQGLGMSRLPTFSVQEKSYIKGTSDFLGLSHFTTRYIIQKNYSALKGPSYHTDRDLVELVDPKWPDPGSKWLYSVPWGFRRLLNFIKTQYGNPLIYVTENGVSEKLQCIQLCDEWRIEYLKGYINEMLKAINDGVNVKGYTVWSLLDKFEWNKGYSERFGLYHVDFKKGNKPRYPKASVHYYKMIISANGFPNPREVKSWHQKAIETCSITNQLLAAEEQRNTAANILRLIHDPLTTHMEMVTEIVVPTVFTLCILISAILLMFLLRKHN